A stretch of the Phycisphaerales bacterium genome encodes the following:
- a CDS encoding calcium/sodium antiporter, whose translation MIGSIGDLLNSSPGPSLAAILLVAGLALLMLGGHWVVDGSVRIAERLGISTLIIGLTVVAFGTSAPELALNIIAALSGSSKLSFGNVIGSNIANIGLVIGISAVILPLYVTSKVLRREMPLMVLATVLTICLGALGLVLPGTGGFAGFGWIQGLVLTLCFVFCAILWVRQGLGDRKDKLVEEARNLVSQDEPASIWPGFWLCLMGLLALIIGGKLTETGAVGLAQWWGLSDELIGLTIVAVATSLPEISTSLTALKRNQPDLAVGNVVGSNLFNLLLVLGVTAFAGVVPIPMPFGWWDLGAMLVFTIILVPIAISGPARITRAEGITLLVMYAAYITWSILREI comes from the coding sequence ATGATCGGTTCTATCGGCGATTTGCTCAACTCTAGTCCTGGACCATCACTTGCTGCCATTCTCCTGGTGGCTGGTCTCGCCTTACTCATGTTAGGCGGACATTGGGTGGTAGATGGATCTGTTCGGATTGCCGAACGGCTAGGCATTTCTACGCTGATTATTGGCTTGACCGTCGTTGCCTTTGGCACAAGCGCTCCTGAGCTCGCCTTGAACATTATTGCAGCTCTGAGCGGGTCATCTAAATTGAGCTTCGGAAATGTCATTGGCTCCAATATTGCCAATATCGGTCTAGTCATCGGTATTTCAGCGGTGATTCTCCCCCTCTATGTCACGAGCAAGGTTCTGAGACGGGAGATGCCATTGATGGTGCTCGCCACAGTCTTAACCATCTGCCTCGGTGCTTTGGGCTTGGTCTTACCGGGAACAGGCGGCTTTGCAGGATTTGGGTGGATCCAAGGACTTGTATTGACACTCTGCTTTGTCTTCTGCGCTATTCTGTGGGTTCGACAGGGCCTAGGCGATCGCAAGGATAAGCTTGTGGAAGAGGCCCGCAACCTTGTGAGCCAGGATGAGCCAGCATCTATCTGGCCTGGTTTCTGGCTGTGCCTTATGGGGCTGCTGGCGCTCATCATTGGTGGCAAGCTCACAGAGACAGGCGCCGTTGGACTTGCTCAATGGTGGGGCTTAAGCGATGAGCTCATTGGCCTGACCATTGTGGCTGTTGCTACGAGCCTCCCAGAAATTTCGACCTCTTTGACCGCACTGAAGCGCAACCAACCAGATCTGGCGGTCGGCAATGTGGTGGGATCCAACCTGTTTAACTTGCTGCTTGTTCTAGGCGTGACTGCATTTGCAGGCGTGGTCCCCATTCCAATGCCGTTCGGATGGTGGGATTTAGGCGCCATGCTGGTCTTTACAATCATTCTCGTGCCAATCGCGATTTCCGGGCCAGCACGTATCACGCGCGCCGAAGGCATCACCCTCTTGGTCATGTACGCGGCATACATCACCTGGAGTATTCTGCGTGAGATATAG
- the dnaB gene encoding replicative DNA helicase: protein MSNPPKHHDQGSQPQTGSGKSRSVKQSSQATARELTHLLEALPPHAMEAEVSLLGSMLLEPTVVGDVVQTLRGGSDFFKPANGAIYDAMVELYDKHASVDIVQLNQLLADRDVLNSVGGLDYLLELANAVPSATNAPHYARLVRQKATIRRLISAAGEILVDAHQNADDAETVLNTAEQRIFEIAQQGEERRIESLHELITEAMTVLEKQEGRTITGVPTGFSELDEVTGGLQPGEFIIVAARPSIGKTALALNMAEYMATHDYPVGLFSLEMSKQQLVQRLLAARAQINSQRLRRNMLRTDDYRSLMTACGELMSAPLFIDDTPGLTLMQLRAKARRMSQKHGIKALFIDYLQLMSLGGRVESRQQEVSSLSRGVKALARELDIPVVCLSQLNRAAAERTGHRPLLNDLRESGAIEQDADVVTMLHREEYYHASDPTWIEANPDKAGFAELIIAKQRNGPTPVISLSWQANSTRFLDYAPETTGAGLGAFTTGGNPYAPGGAGSGSGGGAGGGAQLAGIQDDLDDGLPPI from the coding sequence ATGAGCAACCCACCCAAACATCATGATCAGGGCAGCCAACCTCAGACAGGATCTGGCAAAAGCCGTAGCGTTAAGCAGAGTTCCCAAGCGACAGCTCGAGAGCTCACGCATCTGCTTGAAGCGCTGCCACCGCATGCCATGGAGGCTGAGGTCAGTTTGCTTGGCTCGATGCTCCTTGAACCCACAGTCGTGGGCGATGTTGTGCAGACCCTCCGCGGCGGGTCGGATTTCTTTAAGCCGGCCAATGGCGCCATCTATGACGCTATGGTTGAGCTTTATGACAAGCACGCCTCGGTTGATATTGTTCAACTGAACCAGTTACTTGCCGACCGTGATGTTCTTAATTCTGTTGGTGGTCTCGACTATCTACTCGAGTTAGCCAATGCCGTGCCGAGTGCGACCAATGCACCTCACTATGCGAGGCTCGTCCGCCAGAAGGCGACAATCCGTCGCTTGATCTCTGCGGCCGGTGAGATCTTGGTGGATGCCCATCAAAATGCAGATGATGCAGAGACAGTTCTTAATACCGCTGAGCAGCGCATCTTCGAGATTGCTCAACAAGGTGAAGAACGACGAATTGAGTCTTTGCATGAATTGATTACGGAAGCCATGACTGTCCTGGAGAAGCAAGAAGGCCGCACCATTACAGGTGTGCCGACTGGTTTTTCTGAGCTTGATGAGGTGACCGGTGGTCTACAGCCAGGTGAGTTCATTATCGTGGCGGCCCGTCCGTCTATTGGTAAGACAGCATTGGCTCTGAATATGGCTGAATATATGGCGACGCACGACTATCCAGTTGGCCTATTTAGTCTGGAAATGAGCAAGCAACAGTTGGTTCAACGATTGTTGGCAGCCAGAGCGCAAATTAACTCCCAGCGACTGCGAAGAAATATGCTTCGCACGGATGACTATCGCTCATTGATGACTGCATGCGGTGAACTCATGAGTGCGCCTTTGTTTATTGATGACACACCGGGCCTGACCTTAATGCAGTTGCGAGCCAAGGCCCGTCGGATGAGTCAGAAGCATGGAATTAAGGCCTTGTTTATTGACTATCTTCAGCTGATGAGCTTGGGAGGACGAGTGGAATCTCGTCAGCAGGAGGTCAGCTCGTTGAGCCGAGGCGTGAAGGCCTTGGCTCGAGAATTAGATATTCCTGTTGTTTGCCTCAGTCAGCTTAATCGTGCTGCTGCAGAGCGGACGGGCCATCGGCCATTGTTGAATGACCTGCGTGAGTCAGGCGCTATTGAGCAGGATGCAGATGTGGTCACCATGCTCCATCGCGAAGAGTACTACCATGCATCTGATCCAACTTGGATTGAAGCCAACCCAGATAAAGCTGGTTTTGCAGAGTTGATTATTGCGAAGCAGCGGAATGGACCAACGCCTGTTATTTCGCTTTCTTGGCAGGCGAACTCGACGCGCTTCCTGGACTATGCCCCTGAGACCACTGGTGCTGGGCTGGGCGCCTTTACGACTGGCGGCAATCCATATGCGCCCGGTGGTGCTGGCAGTGGCAGTGGCGGTGGTGCTGGTGGCGGGGCTCAACTCGCTGGGATTCAAGATGATTTAGATGATGGGTTGCCACCTATTTGA
- a CDS encoding integration host factor subunit beta, translated as MATTTKKDLIDRIADETNQRRTAVKKTVQAFLNNVIDELGKGNRMEFRDFGVFEIRQRAPRIAQNPRTLERVPVPAKRTVKFKVGRLMKEALDDQQKPVAVRSIESSNEVLEMTVSVD; from the coding sequence ATGGCTACAACTACTAAAAAAGACTTAATAGATCGCATCGCTGATGAAACGAATCAGCGTAGGACGGCCGTTAAAAAGACGGTTCAAGCATTCCTGAATAACGTCATCGATGAATTAGGAAAAGGGAACCGGATGGAGTTCCGTGACTTCGGCGTTTTTGAGATTCGCCAGCGCGCTCCTCGAATTGCACAGAATCCAAGGACACTTGAACGCGTGCCAGTTCCTGCAAAGCGAACGGTCAAGTTCAAGGTTGGTCGTTTGATGAAGGAAGCGCTCGATGATCAGCAGAAACCAGTTGCTGTGAGATCGATTGAGTCATCGAATGAAGTCCTTGAGATGACCGTCAGTGTTGACTAA
- the trkA gene encoding Trk system potassium transporter TrkA, producing MNIIICGAGEVGSHAAEVLSEANHNITVIDTDISRIERLEDSMDIAAQLGNASSAESLKRAGVQHADLVLAATNSDDVNLVTSAVAKSMGAKKTIARVHHIAFYMNDSLNYRTFFNVDRLICPEFSTALALASSLRNPGAILIENIARGAIEMQEFSVSDNAKAVGRELKNIDLPAGSRLAAVTRYGKAFIPDAQTKIQPEDIVTLVGNAPVFQTARHLFHDRGVKRQRIAIMGGPPVAVWLCRQLRDRNFSIRLFEQDRQRAEVLATKLDWVTVIQADPTDPTVFEDEHIDHVDAFVALQNDDEDNILGCAWAKSMGVQQAMAIVQRSNYQHLLRYVGIDRFFSPRLVAIREINDVINERPLRVVASLADHVIDVVRLQVGEDAEVNGKNLKEIALGESGMIVVVDRGDQVFVPQADETIQAGDTLLVVAPHGQEIPLRKRFGVQGHVS from the coding sequence ATGAACATCATCATCTGTGGCGCCGGCGAAGTGGGATCCCACGCAGCAGAGGTCCTCAGCGAGGCCAACCACAACATCACTGTGATTGATACAGATATCAGCCGCATCGAGCGCTTAGAAGACTCGATGGATATTGCCGCTCAACTCGGGAATGCCTCTTCAGCTGAATCCCTTAAGCGAGCTGGTGTGCAACATGCGGACCTTGTGCTGGCAGCCACCAACAGCGATGACGTCAATTTGGTGACCTCAGCAGTAGCAAAGTCAATGGGTGCAAAGAAGACCATTGCAAGAGTGCATCACATTGCATTTTACATGAATGATTCTCTTAACTACCGCACGTTTTTTAATGTGGATCGCCTTATCTGCCCCGAGTTCTCTACTGCACTTGCGCTCGCTTCATCTCTTCGAAATCCTGGTGCAATATTAATTGAGAATATCGCTCGTGGTGCCATAGAGATGCAGGAGTTCTCTGTCAGTGACAATGCAAAAGCAGTCGGCCGGGAACTAAAGAACATCGACCTCCCTGCTGGCTCTCGCCTCGCAGCTGTCACTCGGTATGGAAAAGCATTCATCCCCGATGCACAGACAAAAATTCAGCCAGAAGACATTGTGACACTGGTTGGTAATGCACCTGTGTTTCAAACAGCTCGCCACCTCTTTCATGATCGAGGCGTTAAGAGACAACGCATTGCGATTATGGGTGGACCGCCTGTCGCAGTGTGGCTGTGTAGGCAATTGCGTGACCGGAACTTCTCTATTCGCTTGTTTGAACAAGATCGCCAGCGTGCCGAAGTGTTAGCCACCAAACTGGACTGGGTCACGGTTATTCAAGCTGATCCAACTGATCCCACCGTATTTGAAGATGAGCACATTGACCATGTCGACGCTTTCGTAGCCTTACAGAATGATGATGAAGACAACATTCTTGGCTGCGCATGGGCCAAGAGTATGGGTGTTCAGCAAGCAATGGCCATCGTTCAGCGATCGAACTATCAGCACCTCCTTCGCTACGTAGGCATTGACCGTTTCTTTAGTCCAAGGCTCGTGGCTATCCGCGAGATCAACGACGTTATTAATGAACGCCCTCTGCGTGTCGTCGCATCACTTGCCGATCATGTGATTGATGTGGTTCGCCTTCAAGTCGGCGAGGATGCAGAAGTCAACGGCAAGAATTTAAAAGAGATCGCACTGGGTGAAAGTGGAATGATTGTTGTTGTTGATCGAGGTGATCAGGTCTTTGTGCCTCAAGCAGATGAGACCATACAAGCTGGTGACACACTTTTAGTCGTCGCGCCTCATGGACAGGAGATTCCGTTGCGCAAGCGATTTGGCGTGCAGGGTCACGTCTCGTGA
- a CDS encoding TrkH family potassium uptake protein: MNYAFILRQLGRLLAVLSGIILVIWLWSIIRWSLDFDFELAAQWALLATAGLGALLGYMSWLLGTHLIRPKKNLVTTGASSRKEMSIGRREALLLVAIAWVVVSLLAALPYLLWSWIEQDNPADHPFNSYVNCFFESISGLSTTGASVLTDIEAMPHSLLLWRALTQWLGGLGIVVLFVAVLPMMGVGGKRLFRIEAPGPDPEGVRPHIRETARILWLIYTGMTVALIVALLIAGMSLFDAVCHAFTTVATGGFSNDNSSLGGYRSATIDIITMLFMVLASANFILYFAAARGKFSSILRDTELRVYVGVIIIGVLLIAGTLWVTQTSIITTEGVAIAPTAGASLLYGSFTAISQQTTTGFTVADFSNWPFLATATIIGLMFIGGSAGSTAGGIKIARIWIGLRVILGEVERVFRPNVVRPLKVSGTTIDEELKLGTLAYLVLIVLLFISGAILMMLFEGGNEACSFATASSASLATLCTVGPGLGAIGALDNYNWMTDASKLLLCLWMTLGRLEIFTLLVLLSPRFWSDR; encoded by the coding sequence GTGAATTACGCATTCATACTGCGCCAACTCGGTCGACTCTTAGCTGTGCTCAGTGGCATTATTTTGGTCATTTGGTTGTGGTCGATCATTCGCTGGTCACTCGACTTCGACTTTGAACTCGCCGCCCAATGGGCCCTGTTGGCCACGGCTGGTTTGGGGGCCCTGCTCGGTTATATGAGCTGGCTACTTGGCACTCATTTGATTCGCCCGAAGAAAAATCTTGTCACAACAGGCGCCTCATCCAGAAAAGAAATGTCGATCGGCCGACGTGAAGCGCTGCTCCTCGTCGCTATTGCTTGGGTTGTTGTGAGCTTACTCGCAGCGCTCCCCTATCTCTTGTGGTCGTGGATCGAACAAGATAATCCGGCGGACCATCCTTTCAACAGCTATGTGAACTGCTTTTTTGAATCAATCAGCGGATTATCAACAACTGGCGCCAGTGTGCTTACGGATATTGAGGCGATGCCTCATAGCCTGTTGCTCTGGCGCGCCCTGACCCAATGGCTTGGCGGCCTGGGAATTGTGGTGCTCTTTGTCGCGGTTCTTCCCATGATGGGTGTTGGTGGAAAACGGCTCTTCCGAATTGAAGCGCCTGGACCTGACCCAGAAGGCGTTCGCCCTCACATACGAGAGACAGCAAGAATTCTTTGGCTGATCTACACCGGCATGACAGTGGCGCTTATCGTTGCTCTGTTGATTGCTGGGATGTCTCTTTTTGATGCCGTCTGTCATGCATTCACAACCGTCGCCACAGGCGGATTTAGTAATGACAACTCAAGTCTGGGTGGCTATCGCTCGGCAACGATTGACATCATTACGATGTTGTTCATGGTGCTGGCCAGCGCCAACTTTATTCTCTACTTTGCTGCTGCTCGCGGAAAATTTAGTTCAATTCTGCGCGATACTGAATTACGTGTATACGTCGGCGTCATTATTATTGGTGTGCTACTGATCGCCGGGACACTGTGGGTCACACAGACATCAATCATCACCACCGAAGGCGTCGCTATTGCACCAACAGCAGGCGCTTCACTGCTGTACGGCAGTTTTACTGCGATCTCACAGCAAACAACCACCGGCTTCACCGTTGCTGATTTTAGTAACTGGCCCTTTCTTGCAACAGCTACGATCATCGGACTGATGTTCATTGGCGGATCCGCAGGATCAACCGCTGGTGGAATCAAGATTGCTCGCATCTGGATTGGATTACGCGTCATTCTTGGTGAGGTCGAACGTGTCTTCCGACCCAATGTCGTGCGGCCACTGAAGGTTTCAGGCACCACCATCGATGAGGAACTCAAACTCGGCACACTGGCATATCTCGTGCTGATTGTCTTGTTGTTCATTTCCGGTGCTATCTTGATGATGCTCTTTGAAGGTGGAAATGAAGCATGTTCATTTGCAACCGCCTCATCTGCATCACTTGCAACACTGTGCACTGTTGGCCCAGGCCTGGGTGCAATCGGCGCCTTGGACAACTACAACTGGATGACTGATGCCAGCAAGCTTCTCTTGTGTTTATGGATGACTTTAGGGAGGCTCGAGATCTTCACACTTTTAGTGCTACTCAGTCCTCGCTTCTGGAGCGACCGCTAA
- a CDS encoding NADH-quinone oxidoreductase subunit I, with product MTQGENPYIDVTPKPLSRTDGLFLPAVFRGLGTTMRHFLTNVGRDGKNKDNLWVVQYPEEKRDDRPVEEGGQYRPTFRGVHRLNRDEDGRVRCVACFMCSTACPANCIHIVGEAAPWDDREKYPKQFDIDELRCIYCGMCEEACPVDAIELTPRYEVVGLSRQEMIFDKQKLLEIYDATIDEKPM from the coding sequence ATGACGCAGGGCGAGAATCCATATATTGACGTAACACCCAAGCCTCTGAGCCGTACCGACGGCCTGTTTCTGCCAGCTGTTTTTCGTGGTCTGGGCACGACGATGCGGCACTTCCTTACCAATGTAGGGCGGGATGGCAAAAATAAGGACAACCTCTGGGTGGTGCAGTACCCAGAAGAAAAGCGCGATGATCGACCTGTGGAAGAAGGAGGTCAGTATCGTCCAACCTTCCGTGGCGTACATCGGCTCAACCGTGATGAAGATGGCCGCGTTCGTTGTGTGGCATGCTTTATGTGCTCAACAGCATGCCCAGCGAACTGTATTCACATCGTGGGTGAGGCAGCACCCTGGGATGATCGAGAAAAGTACCCAAAGCAATTTGATATTGATGAGCTTCGTTGTATCTACTGCGGTATGTGTGAAGAAGCATGTCCTGTTGATGCTATTGAACTTACCCCAAGGTATGAGGTTGTTGGCCTGTCACGACAAGAAATGATTTTCGATAAGCAGAAGCTATTAGAAATCTATGACGCAACCATTGATGAAAAACCAATGTGA
- a CDS encoding AtpZ/AtpI family protein codes for MVANPTGEKKPNIARNRMWRLSGLGFTMASEIVAGLLIGWLIDVVVGTKDTWIIVGTVTGLIIALVSAIKIGLSANRQAITDYKKQQEDRS; via the coding sequence ATGGTGGCCAACCCAACCGGCGAGAAAAAGCCAAATATCGCCCGAAACCGCATGTGGCGACTATCGGGCCTCGGCTTCACAATGGCTAGCGAAATCGTGGCCGGCTTACTCATCGGCTGGTTGATTGATGTGGTGGTTGGTACCAAGGATACATGGATCATTGTTGGCACCGTCACAGGGCTCATTATTGCTCTGGTTAGCGCGATCAAGATTGGGCTCTCAGCAAATCGGCAGGCAATCACTGATTACAAAAAGCAGCAAGAAGACCGTTCCTAA
- the atpB gene encoding F0F1 ATP synthase subunit A, producing the protein MALLGSGINPLGHVLDVDLVGGPRPVFRGTEQWGDYVGLTNQPLVTMHMITLILAALLLWWALTSAARAIATGPKSEGNDRYRTCSRFGQLIEVIVIYLSEKAIRPVLGKDANRYLPFLLTLFFFILVCNLIGLFPFVDLQHISDVLFDVDLGGESAMDWAVFGGTVTSNLAVTAGLAALAFIVIQVHGFRELGIGGWLKHLSGGAPMYLLPIMVPVELMSLLIKPAALAIRLFANMVAGHTLMATLSLFGYMAYSSLGWAGVIGISIPSILFALAISFLEIFVAFLQAFIFMFLTTVFIGQLSHHDEDDEKETGTEHALEYRDAPAHG; encoded by the coding sequence ATGGCACTTCTTGGTAGCGGTATAAACCCTCTTGGACATGTTCTAGACGTCGACCTTGTCGGCGGCCCTCGCCCTGTGTTTCGTGGCACCGAGCAATGGGGTGATTATGTCGGGCTGACCAATCAACCATTGGTCACCATGCACATGATCACGCTTATCTTGGCAGCGCTTCTACTGTGGTGGGCACTGACATCCGCTGCTCGAGCGATTGCCACTGGCCCCAAGAGTGAAGGCAACGACCGCTATCGAACTTGCAGTCGTTTTGGACAGCTCATTGAAGTGATTGTGATCTACCTTTCCGAAAAGGCGATCCGCCCAGTACTCGGTAAGGATGCCAATCGATACCTTCCCTTCCTCTTAACGTTGTTCTTTTTCATACTGGTTTGCAATCTCATCGGACTCTTCCCATTTGTTGATCTTCAACACATCAGCGATGTACTGTTCGACGTGGATTTAGGCGGCGAATCTGCAATGGATTGGGCCGTGTTTGGTGGAACTGTGACAAGCAATCTGGCTGTGACTGCCGGACTCGCCGCACTTGCCTTCATCGTTATACAAGTTCACGGCTTCCGCGAACTGGGTATTGGGGGTTGGCTCAAGCACCTCAGTGGTGGTGCCCCGATGTACCTGCTTCCAATTATGGTTCCAGTAGAGCTCATGAGTCTGCTCATCAAACCTGCGGCACTGGCCATTCGGCTCTTCGCCAACATGGTCGCTGGTCACACATTGATGGCGACGCTATCACTCTTTGGCTACATGGCCTACAGCTCGCTTGGCTGGGCCGGGGTCATTGGAATCTCCATTCCGTCCATTCTGTTCGCACTTGCAATCAGCTTCTTAGAGATTTTCGTAGCATTCCTACAAGCATTTATCTTTATGTTCCTGACCACCGTTTTCATTGGGCAACTCTCACACCATGATGAGGACGATGAAAAAGAAACGGGCACTGAACATGCCCTGGAGTATCGAGACGCACCAGCACATGGCTAG
- the atpE gene encoding ATP synthase F0 subunit C, with protein sequence MKNLIALLAVTLIGIGLTNTLGYADDAAGGTAQTEEAHQQNVAVGKAEGGGGLGMGLGGGLAAGIAAVGAGLGIGLIGSGAVSAIARQPEMAGPIGTNMIITAALVEGVALFAVVVGLLGILGAK encoded by the coding sequence ATGAAGAACCTGATCGCGCTTCTAGCCGTCACACTGATCGGCATCGGCCTTACCAATACACTTGGCTATGCAGACGATGCTGCAGGCGGTACCGCTCAAACAGAGGAAGCACATCAACAAAACGTAGCCGTAGGCAAAGCCGAAGGCGGTGGTGGGCTCGGTATGGGACTTGGCGGCGGCTTGGCCGCTGGCATCGCAGCTGTCGGTGCGGGTCTCGGCATCGGACTCATTGGCAGTGGTGCCGTGAGCGCCATTGCACGTCAACCAGAAATGGCTGGCCCAATCGGCACCAACATGATTATTACGGCCGCACTTGTGGAAGGTGTTGCACTGTTCGCAGTGGTCGTAGGTCTGCTCGGAATTCTTGGCGCGAAGTAA
- the atpF gene encoding F0F1 ATP synthase subunit B, whose amino-acid sequence MYQLMLAAGGGSDSPVIIEVLPLITAVIVFGATFVLLAKYIWPRITQGLEDRDRKIKDEIESAEDARKQAKNALEEYERELANARHEAADMIAKARADAKAIAEELRSRNEVELTDMKQRATQEIDAAKQAAINELYAESSTLAVTMAGKILKREISVDDQERLMHESLHEMGQAHAN is encoded by the coding sequence ATGTACCAGTTGATGCTTGCCGCCGGAGGAGGATCCGACTCACCGGTTATCATTGAAGTTCTACCGCTCATTACAGCGGTGATCGTCTTTGGCGCTACATTCGTTTTGCTGGCTAAATATATCTGGCCTCGCATCACGCAAGGACTCGAAGACCGAGATCGAAAGATCAAAGATGAGATCGAGTCAGCTGAAGATGCTCGCAAGCAGGCTAAAAATGCGCTTGAAGAGTATGAACGCGAGCTTGCCAATGCACGCCACGAAGCAGCAGACATGATCGCCAAGGCTCGAGCAGATGCCAAGGCGATTGCTGAAGAGCTGCGAAGTCGTAATGAAGTTGAGTTGACTGATATGAAGCAGCGAGCCACACAAGAGATTGATGCGGCTAAACAGGCTGCCATCAATGAGCTTTACGCTGAGTCCTCAACACTTGCCGTCACCATGGCGGGCAAGATACTCAAGCGTGAGATCTCGGTTGATGATCAAGAACGCCTCATGCATGAATCTCTCCATGAAATGGGCCAAGCCCACGCGAACTGA
- the atpH gene encoding ATP synthase F1 subunit delta — protein sequence MARETDALAMIYAKSLYELADAAGGQAKIMEVGQELESIVELAKENKLFQEFLRSPIVSTEARTQGLRSIFADRITDLTLRFLLVVNRKGRLGHLEQIAQAFDLMVQDKFGRVEVDLFTAVELPAEKLESLRMRIKGALGKDPVLHAYTEPEMLGGLKLLVGDQLIDGSIATQLNSMREDLRHGGSNTIPGHLSDFLGQSNGES from the coding sequence ATGGCTCGCGAGACTGATGCCTTAGCCATGATCTACGCCAAGAGTCTGTACGAACTCGCCGATGCGGCGGGTGGTCAGGCCAAGATCATGGAGGTTGGGCAAGAACTTGAATCAATTGTTGAGTTAGCCAAAGAGAACAAACTCTTTCAGGAGTTTCTGCGCTCACCGATTGTTTCAACAGAGGCTCGCACCCAGGGTTTACGCAGTATTTTTGCTGATCGAATAACAGATCTCACCTTGCGATTCCTTCTTGTTGTCAATCGTAAAGGTCGACTTGGTCATTTGGAACAGATTGCACAGGCGTTTGATTTAATGGTCCAGGACAAATTTGGCCGAGTTGAGGTCGATCTATTCACGGCCGTTGAGCTGCCCGCTGAAAAACTCGAGTCTCTTCGAATGCGTATTAAAGGTGCGCTTGGCAAGGACCCGGTTCTGCATGCATACACTGAGCCAGAGATGCTTGGTGGATTAAAGCTACTTGTGGGTGATCAGTTGATCGATGGCTCTATCGCCACCCAACTAAATTCCATGCGTGAAGACCTTCGTCATGGTGGCAGCAACACCATTCCTGGTCACTTGTCTGACTTCTTAGGCCAGTCCAATGGAGAGAGCTAG
- a CDS encoding SIMPL domain-containing protein (The SIMPL domain is named for its presence in mouse protein SIMPL (signalling molecule that associates with mouse pelle-like kinase). Bacterial member BP26, from Brucella, was shown to assemble into a channel-like structure, while YggE from E. coli has been associated with resistance to oxidative stress.), translating into MINIANKPLLLVLTLITAVNFQVMADAPPSDVPQLQLSGTAMMERPADQVTIMLGVVTTEDKAADSIRDNAAKMEKSLEALKKAGLTKDEYQTSSFDIDPVYAPRPRNPPSDWKEKIIGYRVSNQLIIKTSRINDVGTIIDAATSAGTNSIDRIVFGLKDQRAYRKEAITLATKNAMTDANTVASAAGITLVRILNVSVGNFANNEHNLGMPRSRMMAESNAFGSAPSTSIQAGDVTIQATVNIVFEIEDSRK; encoded by the coding sequence ATGATCAACATTGCAAACAAACCTTTACTTCTTGTCCTTACGCTTATAACCGCGGTCAACTTTCAGGTGATGGCTGACGCTCCACCAAGCGATGTACCTCAGCTTCAGTTGAGCGGGACGGCCATGATGGAACGACCCGCTGATCAGGTCACCATTATGTTGGGGGTCGTAACGACAGAAGACAAAGCCGCTGATTCCATACGTGACAATGCCGCAAAGATGGAAAAGAGCTTGGAAGCTTTAAAGAAAGCGGGACTCACAAAAGACGAATACCAGACAAGCTCATTTGATATTGACCCGGTCTACGCTCCAAGACCACGCAACCCGCCAAGTGATTGGAAAGAAAAGATTATTGGCTACCGCGTCTCGAACCAGCTCATTATCAAAACCAGTCGAATCAACGACGTTGGCACAATTATTGATGCTGCAACGAGTGCCGGAACAAATAGCATCGACAGGATTGTGTTCGGCCTCAAGGACCAACGAGCCTATCGCAAAGAAGCCATCACCTTGGCTACCAAGAATGCAATGACCGATGCGAATACCGTGGCAAGTGCTGCTGGTATTACTTTGGTGCGAATTTTGAATGTGTCGGTCGGCAACTTCGCCAATAACGAACACAACCTCGGCATGCCAAGATCAAGAATGATGGCTGAGAGCAATGCCTTTGGATCTGCTCCATCGACTTCAATCCAAGCGGGTGATGTCACCATTCAAGCAACTGTTAATATTGTTTTCGAAATCGAGGACTCTCGTAAGTAA